From the bacterium genome, the window GGCGTGGGCTTTGCCGTTTGCACCAAATGCGGTTTCGCAACAAGTGAAGAAAAGGCAGGACAGAGCGGTGCTGTCAATCTTCCAGGGGATTTTGAAGGGCATTATTCTATCTTCCGCGCACGAAAAGACCGAACATGCTGGAGAAAGGATGAACCGGCACCTCCTATTCTTCGCAATAGAATCATCGCCGCACGCGAAACCACAGACATGCTAGTAATGGATTGGCCCAATGTTGTTGCCGGTGAGGAGCCATCAACATTATTCTCACTCGGTCGTGCTCTTCTCTTGGCAGGAAGTAAGTTGTTGGAGATTGATGCTCGTGAACTCAGTATTGTGCTTAGGCCTCTCAGGAATCTCACTCATGGAATCATATTGTACGACACGACTCCTGGCGGATCAGGCCATTGCATGGAACTCACACAACTCGGCAGAAGCTGGTTAGAAATGGCAGCCCAAGTTCTCCGCGGCAGTACTGAACACCACCAACGTTGTGGCCGCGCATGCCTTGAGTGCCTTCTTGATTTCACAGGTCAGTTTTATGCTGATCAGCTTGACCCTAAGAAAGCGCTGGAAGTCCTAGAACTAATATTGTCGTAGAAAGCCTGACGCAAGCGTATTTGCGGCACCCAGTCCACCTGCTTGTATCATCGATATACCGGGTCAACCTGCCCTGAATCGTTAAGGGACAGAAGAATGATAATATCGGAGACTAGGTATCACGCTGCGATAATTCTTCTTGCAGGTACATGAATAGAAGCTCACATGAATATTGATTCAGCCGGCAACCCGCCCAACATCTTAAGTAGCGCAAAGAGGCTTTGCTGAACTCCGGACTGTATCGGATAGCTGTCAATCAGCAAGTAAACGAGCAGTAAATGAAAGACCCTGTCTTTTGATTTGGCGATTTGCCTACTCATATCGCCCGCGACACCAGGAATTCCATCTGCCGAAGCGTAAAGTAACTTGTTTCTTATGTTCGCACGATCTTCCACGAGTTTTGAAATTGATGCTGCGCTCTTCTCGCCAACCAGTCGGTCAATTTCTTCAGAAAAATCGTAAACTTCATTTGTCAACTGATTTCTGATCGTTAGATCTATCGGAACCGGCAGGAGGAAAGACTCATTTCTTTTCAAATCTTGTACGCGGAGCCTAAATCGTCTGCTGGCCTTCACTGATACAAGTTCGAGCGAAAATTCAAGGCCAGCCCATTTCTTATGTTTTTCAATTCCATGGGACTGGGCGATTAGGAAAGGATAGACTGCGTTTTTATGAACATGATTTCGATGGTTCAGCTTATCTGCGCCCTTATAATTCTTCCTTTTAAGCGCATGCATAATCGCCGTTGCAGCTTCCTCTTCCGCGGTAATGCACCGGAACCATACCATCGCCGGATCGAGATTCTTAATCTTGTCTGCCATGTATAAATGGTTTATCGCGTTCCGGGCACAATCCTGACCTGGTGATGGCCTGTCAAGAATCAACTCAACTATGGTCTGCTGGAACTGATTTAACTGAAGTGTGGCAAGCTGCGGCAAATATTTTTTGTTACCCATAAAATTCTACATGCGAAGGGGTTCGAGGATGAATATAAGCAAAGGGTCTCGTTGCGTCCAAGATTTTGGAATATCCACTGCTGTTGGCGGTTTTATACAACTCCCATGAGGTGTATACTTCAAAATCAGAACCGACATTATGAGATACGATGAGAAATCTTAGTTTATGGGATGAGAAATCATCTGGAGAAATTCTCAACAAAGACCATGCCGATTCCGAATCTTCAGTAAATGGGATTGTTAATGTTGCCAGCGTTCGCAAACTCAGCCCATTTCGATATCCGGGTGGTAAGACGTGGTTGGTGCCAGAGGTGCGAGCCTGGCTTAGGCAACTGCCATTCCGACCAGTGAAATTTATCGAGCCTTTCGCTGGCGGAGCGATCGTAGCTTTGACAGCAGTCTTTGAGAATCTGGTTGATCATGCAGTGCTTTGTGAATGTGACGAACAAGTGGCGGCGTTGTGGCAACTTGTTTTTTCTGACGGAGAATGGCTAGCGGACAAGATCCTTTCGTTTGAAATGAATCGTCAAAATGTAGAAGAAGCGCTCGCAAAAAATGCGACGCTACGCGATCGAGGATTTAGGACTCTCATACTAAATCGCGTCCATCGTGGTGGCATTTTAGCACCCGGAGCCAGCATGATGAAAGATGGCGAAAACGGAAAAGGCTTGGCTTCAAGATGGTATCCGGCAACTCTTGCAAAGCGCATTTTGGAGATCTGTCACCATAGGGAACGATTTACGTTTGTTAAGGGGGATGCCTTTCCTGTTCTGCTCCAGTATGGAAAGGCGTGCAATAATGCTTTCTTTGTAGATCCACCCTACACAATTGGAGGAAAGCGTGCTGGAAGTCGATTGTATCTCCACAACCAGATCGATCACGATTTACTTTTCAGATTGCTCTCAAAAGTCAAAGGAAAGTTTCTTGCTACGTACGATGATGCTCCCGAGGTTGAGGCCCTCTCTAGAAAATATGGCTTTTCAGTTCGAAAAGTATTGATGAAGAACACCCATCACCAACGCCAGTTTGAGCTACTGATTACTCGGGGATGATTTCTTTTCCGGTTTTAAGTTTCGCAAGAATATTTGCTTCGAATTGAGCTTGAGTGAGTGCTTTCCCCATAGTCAAACCTGTCACCGCATCTTCCAATTCAGTGTAAAAAACTCCATCGAGCTTGATGGAAGCGATCGGCGATTTTGTTTCTTCAAATCGCACCACAAACCACGCGATATCAGCATTGGAGATGTCTTTTTGAAATCGCATCTGTGCAAGCGCGTTGAAAAAACCGCGATCCACAACTACAGCCAGTCGCTTTCCCCACCTTCTGATGTCACGGGCTTTCGTTTGGAGTTGAGGAAGTAACCGCTTCGGTCCGCTGCTACGATAGTCCGGTCGTCTCCCATGCAGCGCCCAGGGAATGTCAGGAGGCGGAGTATGAGCTGCGATTGCCGGAAATTCTCTCCGGAACGCCTTCCCAGAGAAATACACTGCCTGAATCTCTACTGCGCACCACTGAAGAGGTTGTTTTAGGGCAGGGTGAACCAGAATCATATCTATTCTGCCTATGTCTTTCTCTTTTTCTGGTTCTTCCTTTTCTAGTTCTTCCGTTAATGGCTCTCCAACTTCAGATACTTCCGCACCCTTTTGCCCGATCGTAGGGAGCGCGCGCAGAAACCGAATTTCTTTTACGACTTTAGGAACAGAAGTGCTCAGCAAAGCTTCGCCGATCCAACTGACGATTTTGTTTCCTTGATGGAAGCGATATGGACATGTTGCTCTGATCATTCCATCATCGGCAGCAGCAATCGTTACTTTTTCTCCTATCTTTTGATAGAGCCGGATGGAGCAAACACCGCCGGCTTTTGTACAGAGTTGGCCTGGCGGGTATTTAAAGGGGCACGGTCGATCGTCAGCCTCTGCTGTGCTCTGTATTCTCGCATAGTATTGCTTTTCCCGGAGACTTAGATGGGAAAATGTTTTACCGTACCACTCTCCAATGTGATATCGAGTTTGAATCTTAATTTTCTTTGCGCCAGCCATACGGCCAAGAATAGCATGGTTCGTTTGAAATTATAGAGCGGACGACAGTACCGGTAGTACCTAAATTGACAAATGAAATTAAAAGTACTAAATTAGACTTGGAGGTACCACATGGAACTGAAAACATGGCGTATCCAGGGAAAGGACGTCCCTTATGAGTCCGGGACTGTACCCGTATCTGACTGCATTCTAGACCCTAAAAATCCACGCATCCAATATCTGCTGGGTACGAAAGCTGGCGTAATGAGCCAAGAGGAGATCGAATCGGCGCTTTGGGATAAAGATCCGGTAAAGGCCCTCGCGCAAAGCATCTTTCATAATGGAGGTGTGCGCGAGCCAATAATTGTTCAGAAGGATGGCGGAAAATACCTCGCACGGGAGGGCAATTGCCGGGTTGTTTCGCTCCGAAACTTGATAGAACAGTATCCCAATGATTCCCGCTTTGCCTCAGTGCCGGCAATGATCTTTGATAAGGAGCTTTCGGCTGAGGACCTAGCTGTCATCCTTGCTGACATGCACGTTGCCGGAAAAATTCAGTGGGACCCTTACGAACAAGCGCAACTTGTGAAAGACCTGCACAAACGGTACGGCAAAACATACGAGTGGTTGTCAAACCACCTTCGACTGAGTAAATCCAAAATTAAAGAATTGCTAGCGACCCAGGAAGCGCTGGATGAATACCT encodes:
- a CDS encoding DNA adenine methylase, with product MRNLSLWDEKSSGEILNKDHADSESSVNGIVNVASVRKLSPFRYPGGKTWLVPEVRAWLRQLPFRPVKFIEPFAGGAIVALTAVFENLVDHAVLCECDEQVAALWQLVFSDGEWLADKILSFEMNRQNVEEALAKNATLRDRGFRTLILNRVHRGGILAPGASMMKDGENGKGLASRWYPATLAKRILEICHHRERFTFVKGDAFPVLLQYGKACNNAFFVDPPYTIGGKRAGSRLYLHNQIDHDLLFRLLSKVKGKFLATYDDAPEVEALSRKYGFSVRKVLMKNTHHQRQFELLITRG